The Herminiimonas arsenitoxidans genome window below encodes:
- a CDS encoding cytochrome ubiquinol oxidase subunit I has product MELDIVSLSRLQFATTALYHFLFVPLTLGLSIILAIMETVYVMTGRVIWRDMTKFWGTLFGINFAMGVATGIVMEFQFGMNWSYYSHYVGDIFGAPLAIEGLMAFFLEATFVGLFFFGWDKLSKVGHLVATWAVAIGSNLSALWILIANGWMQNPVGAVFNPETMRMEVSDFFSVLTNPVAQAKFVHTVSAGYVTAAIFVLGVSAWYVLKGRHLELAKRSMTVAASFGLAAALSVVVLGDESGYLSTEHQKMKLAAIEAMWETEPAPASFTLIGFPDQAARETHYAIHIPWVMGLIGTRSLDTVIPGINELVQHAELRIANGIRAYDALQKIRAAGSSANITQAMRTEFEDNGHDLGYALLLKRYVDDPRLATPEQISKAALDTVPQVAPLFWLFRIMVGIGLFMILLTATFFVLSARRELDRHRWLLKLAVYAIPLPWIAVEAGWLVAEFGRQPWVIEGVLPTAVAVSNLGIKTLLLTLAGFVLIYTVLFVIEIKLIFKTIKQGPTSEHSPTTGVNVNSAAASAVPLAKSEQL; this is encoded by the coding sequence ATGGAACTCGATATTGTTTCTTTATCACGGCTACAGTTTGCCACGACAGCGTTGTATCACTTTCTGTTCGTGCCGCTGACTCTCGGCCTATCTATCATCCTCGCCATTATGGAAACGGTCTATGTCATGACCGGTCGCGTCATCTGGCGCGATATGACCAAATTCTGGGGCACTTTATTCGGTATCAACTTCGCAATGGGCGTGGCGACCGGCATCGTCATGGAATTCCAGTTCGGCATGAACTGGAGCTATTACAGTCACTACGTGGGCGATATTTTCGGCGCACCGCTGGCGATTGAAGGCTTGATGGCTTTCTTCCTGGAAGCTACTTTCGTTGGTCTGTTTTTCTTCGGCTGGGACAAGCTTTCCAAGGTAGGTCATTTGGTCGCAACCTGGGCGGTGGCTATTGGTTCCAATCTTTCCGCTCTGTGGATTTTGATTGCTAATGGTTGGATGCAGAATCCGGTTGGCGCGGTTTTCAATCCGGAAACCATGCGTATGGAAGTCAGCGATTTTTTCTCGGTGCTGACTAATCCGGTAGCGCAGGCCAAGTTCGTACACACGGTTTCTGCCGGCTATGTCACAGCGGCGATCTTCGTGCTGGGCGTATCTGCATGGTACGTGCTCAAAGGCCGTCATCTGGAACTGGCCAAACGCTCGATGACAGTAGCGGCCTCATTCGGTTTGGCTGCTGCGCTGTCGGTTGTCGTACTCGGTGATGAAAGCGGTTATCTGTCTACCGAACATCAAAAAATGAAGCTGGCCGCGATTGAGGCCATGTGGGAAACCGAACCTGCGCCAGCCAGCTTTACCTTGATCGGTTTTCCTGATCAGGCTGCGCGCGAAACGCACTATGCGATTCATATCCCGTGGGTCATGGGTCTGATCGGTACGCGTTCACTCGATACCGTGATTCCGGGCATCAATGAATTGGTACAGCACGCGGAGTTGCGCATTGCCAACGGTATACGCGCCTATGATGCTTTACAGAAAATACGTGCTGCAGGTAGTTCGGCCAACATCACACAGGCAATGCGCACGGAGTTTGAAGATAACGGTCATGACCTTGGTTATGCGTTGCTGCTCAAACGCTATGTAGATGATCCTCGACTAGCAACGCCTGAACAGATCAGCAAGGCAGCGCTGGATACGGTGCCGCAGGTGGCACCGCTGTTCTGGCTGTTCCGCATCATGGTCGGGATCGGTCTCTTCATGATTCTACTGACGGCGACTTTCTTCGTATTGTCTGCACGTCGTGAACTGGATCGTCATCGCTGGTTGTTGAAGCTGGCGGTGTACGCGATTCCATTGCCGTGGATTGCGGTTGAGGCGGGTTGGCTGGTGGCCGAATTTGGTCGACAACCATGGGTGATTGAAGGCGTCTTGCCGACTGCAGTAGCGGTATCGAATCTGGGCATTAAAACCCTGTTGCTTACGCTGGCCGGTTTTGTGTTGATTTATACCGTGTTGTTTGTGATCGAGATAAAGCTGATCTTTAAAACGATCAAACAAGGGCCGACTTCAGAGCATTCGCCTACAACGGGTGTGAACGTCAATTCCGCTGCCGCTAGTGCAGTCCCTCTCGCCAAGTCGGAGCAATTATGA
- the cydB gene encoding cytochrome d ubiquinol oxidase subunit II: MILHTLIDYDTLRLIWWALIGVLLVGFAVTDGFDLGTGILLPFVGRTDIERRVVINSVGPVWEGNQVWLILGGGAIFAAWPQLYAVSFSGFYLAMFVILVALILRPVAFKFRSKREDPRWRARWDWVLFFSGFVPALICGVALGNVLQGVPFRLDSSLQIFYDGSFFDLLNPFAILCGLVSVAMLIMHGAAWLQLKTDGAVAGRARNFGSVAAVATIVLYAVAGLLLWKYIDGYRISSVVDPLGPSNPLLKTVAEHPGAWFVNYQEHAWTMAAPVLGFVGAVGALLGLRLRREIFALLCSALSVSGIVLSVGASMFPFILPSSVDPHASLTVWDSSSSHLTLFIMLVVTGIFIPIIVAYTTWVYHVLWGKVDEKEIRDETKHAY; this comes from the coding sequence ATGATTCTGCATACTCTCATAGACTATGACACTCTGCGCCTGATCTGGTGGGCATTGATAGGCGTACTGCTGGTCGGTTTTGCCGTGACGGATGGCTTTGATCTGGGAACTGGAATCCTGCTGCCTTTTGTTGGTCGCACCGATATTGAGCGACGTGTCGTCATCAACAGTGTTGGCCCGGTGTGGGAAGGCAATCAGGTTTGGCTGATTCTGGGTGGCGGAGCTATTTTTGCTGCCTGGCCGCAGTTGTATGCGGTGTCTTTCTCCGGATTTTATCTCGCCATGTTTGTGATCTTGGTCGCTTTGATTTTACGACCGGTGGCATTCAAGTTTCGCAGCAAACGTGAAGATCCACGCTGGCGTGCGCGGTGGGATTGGGTCTTGTTTTTCAGCGGCTTTGTACCGGCGCTGATCTGCGGTGTGGCTCTGGGTAATGTGTTGCAAGGTGTACCGTTCCGACTCGATTCCAGCCTGCAAATTTTTTATGATGGCAGCTTCTTTGATTTGCTTAATCCATTTGCCATATTGTGCGGATTGGTATCTGTCGCCATGTTGATCATGCATGGCGCGGCGTGGCTGCAGTTGAAAACAGACGGTGCGGTTGCTGGTCGGGCGCGCAACTTCGGCAGTGTCGCGGCTGTGGCTACGATCGTGTTGTATGCGGTTGCTGGTTTATTGCTCTGGAAATATATCGATGGCTATCGCATCAGCAGCGTTGTTGATCCGCTAGGTCCATCGAATCCTTTGCTAAAAACCGTTGCGGAGCATCCCGGTGCATGGTTCGTCAATTACCAGGAGCATGCGTGGACGATGGCGGCACCGGTTCTGGGTTTTGTCGGCGCAGTGGGTGCCTTGCTGGGTTTGCGCTTGCGTCGTGAAATCTTTGCGTTGCTGTGCAGTGCATTGAGCGTGAGTGGCATTGTTTTGAGCGTGGGCGCATCGATGTTTCCTTTCATCCTGCCTTCGTCCGTCGATCCGCATGCCAGTTTGACGGTGTGGGATTCGTCATCCAGTCATTTGACGTTGTTCATCATGCTGGTCGTGACGGGTATTTTCATTCCTATCATCGTGGCGTACACCACGTGGGTGTATCACGTGCTGTGGGGCAAGGTCGATGAAAAAGAGATACGTGATGAAACCAAACACGCCTATTAA
- the cydX gene encoding cytochrome bd-I oxidase subunit CydX encodes MWYFAWILGLPLAAAFAVLNAMWYELMEDDAIRKEKMGKP; translated from the coding sequence ATGTGGTATTTCGCCTGGATACTCGGCTTGCCTCTCGCGGCTGCTTTCGCTGTATTGAATGCGATGTGGTACGAACTTATGGAAGATGATGCCATCCGCAAGGAGAAGATGGGCAAGCCTTGA
- a CDS encoding Na+/H+ antiporter, translating into MHTVTIILVLLLAVVASAFIARLLPLNIPLPLIQIGTGAVLSYGFGMSVPLDPEFFFLFFIPPLLFLDGWRIPKSAFFRDARPIVTLAIGLVLFTVVGMGYFIHWMIPAIPLAAAFALAAILSPTDPVAVSAIASHSPIPSRMMHILEGEALLNDASGLVCFRFAVAAVITGSFSLFDASLEFLQTAGGGLLIGIGVAWLIGILNRWLVAAAGEDPGTQILISLLIPFAAYLGAEHIGGSGILAAAAAGITMHYADLVGRRLAATRMQRRAVWDTIQMALNGVIFVILGAQLRATVEGLPGIALEMGLSTAWWLAFYVLAITTVLAVLRFLWVWSSFKFTLFRAKRNGDEIVKPSFFLLLVGAFAGVRGAITLAGILTLPFLLPNGAEFPARDLMIFLAKGVILLSLLSASIALPILTRDLEFSPEPIMGAGEWQARAAAAEAAIRRIEQLMKSMSANDAYAEAATRVTELYQRRLDYGNEGDEAARIHSQADAERSLKLEAIRAERDELFQMWLSNKLDDSVHQRLLRELDLIEGALSRPTGH; encoded by the coding sequence ATGCACACCGTCACCATCATTCTCGTATTACTTCTTGCTGTCGTGGCTAGCGCCTTTATCGCGCGTTTGCTGCCGCTCAACATCCCTTTACCTTTGATTCAAATTGGCACTGGCGCTGTGCTTTCTTACGGCTTCGGCATGAGTGTGCCGCTGGATCCTGAGTTTTTCTTTCTTTTCTTTATTCCGCCTTTGCTGTTTTTGGATGGCTGGCGCATACCCAAAAGCGCTTTCTTTCGTGATGCGCGTCCGATAGTGACGCTGGCAATCGGCTTGGTGCTGTTCACCGTGGTCGGCATGGGCTATTTCATCCACTGGATGATTCCTGCGATTCCATTGGCGGCGGCTTTTGCGCTGGCGGCGATTTTGTCGCCTACTGACCCGGTTGCGGTATCGGCGATTGCGTCGCATAGCCCGATTCCGTCACGGATGATGCACATACTGGAAGGCGAGGCCTTGTTGAATGATGCCTCGGGTCTGGTGTGTTTTCGCTTTGCAGTGGCGGCGGTGATTACTGGCAGTTTTTCCTTGTTTGATGCTTCGCTGGAATTCTTGCAAACGGCAGGTGGTGGTTTGCTGATAGGTATTGGGGTTGCTTGGTTGATCGGCATCTTGAATCGCTGGCTGGTCGCAGCGGCTGGTGAAGATCCGGGCACGCAAATCCTGATCAGTCTGCTGATTCCTTTTGCCGCGTATCTGGGTGCAGAGCACATAGGCGGCTCTGGCATTCTCGCTGCGGCTGCTGCCGGTATCACCATGCATTATGCGGATTTGGTTGGCCGCCGTTTGGCTGCAACGCGCATGCAGCGTCGCGCCGTGTGGGACACGATACAGATGGCTTTGAATGGTGTGATCTTCGTTATCCTCGGGGCGCAATTGCGGGCGACTGTCGAGGGCTTGCCCGGCATCGCGCTGGAGATGGGTTTGAGTACGGCGTGGTGGCTGGCGTTTTATGTGCTGGCGATTACGACGGTCTTGGCTGTCCTGCGGTTTTTGTGGGTCTGGAGTTCCTTTAAATTTACCTTGTTCCGCGCCAAGCGGAATGGCGACGAAATCGTCAAACCATCTTTTTTCCTGCTGCTGGTCGGTGCATTTGCCGGCGTGCGTGGCGCGATTACCTTGGCAGGTATTTTGACCTTGCCGTTTTTGCTGCCGAACGGCGCGGAGTTTCCGGCCAGAGATTTAATGATTTTTCTGGCGAAGGGCGTGATTCTGTTGTCCTTGCTGAGCGCCAGTATCGCCTTGCCGATTTTGACCAGGGATCTGGAGTTTTCACCGGAACCTATCATGGGCGCGGGAGAGTGGCAGGCGCGGGCGGCGGCGGCTGAAGCGGCAATCCGTCGCATCGAGCAATTGATGAAGAGCATGAGTGCCAACGATGCCTATGCTGAAGCAGCTACGCGCGTGACCGAGTTGTACCAGCGCCGACTGGATTATGGGAATGAAGGTGACGAAGCAGCACGCATACACTCGCAGGCAGATGCCGAGCGCAGCCTGAAGCTGGAAGCGATCCGGGCTGAACGCGATGAACTGTTTCAAATGTGGTTGAGCAACAAGCTGGATGACTCCGTGCATCAACGCCTGTTACGCGAGCTGGACTTGATCGAAGGAGCCTTGTCGCGTCCGACCGGACATTGA
- the queE gene encoding 7-carboxy-7-deazaguanine synthase: MTYSVKEIFYTLQGEGAQAGRPAVFCRFSGCNLWTGRESDRATAVCQFCDTDFVGTDGEGGGKFVDGVALANRITALWPESYTASKYVVFTGGEPLLQLDKALIDAMHAVGFEIAIETNGTLPVPDGVDWICVSPKMGSQLVVRKGSELKVVIPQNDQSLAAYEALEFEHFFVQPMDGPLAEQNTKLAIDVCKRNPKWKLSLQTHKLLQIP; this comes from the coding sequence TTGACTTACAGCGTAAAAGAGATTTTCTACACACTTCAGGGCGAGGGCGCGCAAGCCGGACGTCCTGCGGTGTTTTGCCGTTTTTCCGGCTGTAATTTGTGGACCGGTCGCGAGAGCGATCGCGCAACGGCGGTGTGCCAGTTTTGCGATACCGACTTTGTCGGAACTGATGGTGAGGGTGGCGGCAAGTTTGTCGATGGTGTGGCTCTGGCGAACAGGATCACTGCCTTGTGGCCTGAGTCTTATACTGCCAGCAAATACGTGGTCTTTACCGGCGGCGAGCCTTTGCTGCAACTGGATAAAGCCCTGATAGATGCGATGCATGCCGTCGGTTTCGAGATTGCGATAGAAACCAACGGCACCTTGCCGGTACCGGATGGCGTTGACTGGATTTGCGTCAGTCCCAAGATGGGCTCGCAACTGGTCGTGCGCAAAGGCAGCGAATTGAAGGTCGTGATTCCGCAAAACGATCAGTCGTTAGCCGCCTACGAAGCACTGGAATTCGAGCACTTCTTCGTGCAGCCTATGGACGGCCCTTTGGCGGAACAAAATACCAAGCTTGCGATTGATGTCTGCAAACGCAATCCGAAGTGGAAGCTGAGCTTGCAGACCCATAAACTTTTACAGATACCGTAA
- the queD gene encoding 6-carboxytetrahydropterin synthase QueD codes for MLTITRKLEFDAGHRIPDHKSQCRNLHGHRYTLEITLVGAVIEVEGSSDNGMIMDFSDIKSLAKQHLVDVWDHAFLVYEKDAKVREFLESIPGHKTVIIDRIPTVENLAQTAFNILNAAYQDHYGTGLRLQKLVLHETPNCWAEITAEG; via the coding sequence ATGTTGACTATTACCCGCAAGCTGGAATTCGATGCCGGCCACCGCATTCCCGACCACAAAAGCCAGTGCCGCAATTTGCACGGCCATCGCTATACGCTGGAAATCACCTTGGTCGGTGCAGTGATCGAAGTAGAGGGCAGCTCCGATAACGGCATGATCATGGATTTTTCCGATATCAAGTCGCTGGCGAAACAGCATCTGGTCGATGTCTGGGATCACGCTTTTCTCGTTTATGAGAAGGATGCCAAGGTGCGCGAATTCCTCGAAAGCATTCCAGGCCATAAAACCGTGATCATCGACCGTATTCCTACGGTGGAAAATCTGGCACAGACCGCATTCAATATTCTGAATGCCGCGTATCAGGATCATTACGGTACTGGTTTGCGCCTGCAAAAACTGGTGCTGCACGAAACCCCGAATTGCTGGGCTGAAATTACAGCAGAAGGCTGA
- the tadA gene encoding tRNA adenosine(34) deaminase TadA, with protein MQDAIFMRQALDQAHNAWALGEVPVGAIVVKDGQVIATGFNQPIGTHDPTAHAEIMALRAAATILGNYRLPGCEMFVTLEPCAMCSGAMIHARLSRVVFGASDPKTGACGSVVNLFEQNQLNHHTQLTGGVMADECGALLKEFFAERRKAAKLAAKSVVPDSF; from the coding sequence ATGCAAGATGCGATCTTCATGCGACAGGCGCTGGATCAGGCGCACAATGCCTGGGCATTGGGTGAGGTGCCGGTTGGTGCCATCGTCGTCAAGGATGGTCAAGTCATCGCCACTGGTTTCAACCAGCCTATAGGTACGCACGACCCGACTGCACACGCAGAAATCATGGCCTTACGCGCCGCAGCGACCATACTCGGCAATTACCGTTTGCCTGGTTGCGAAATGTTCGTGACCTTGGAGCCATGCGCAATGTGTTCCGGCGCGATGATACATGCACGCTTGTCACGCGTGGTATTCGGCGCATCCGATCCTAAAACCGGCGCTTGCGGCTCGGTGGTTAATCTGTTCGAGCAAAATCAACTCAATCACCATACGCAATTGACCGGCGGTGTCATGGCCGATGAATGCGGCGCACTGTTGAAAGAGTTTTTTGCCGAGCGTCGTAAAGCTGCGAAATTAGCGGCGAAATCTGTGGTTCCTGACTCGTTCTGA
- a CDS encoding esterase/lipase family protein, with product MATHRSTDTSNETSELKPPNMLLFALEGRAPWELGAALLAAPLLKDVPKGDGHPVMVLPGLMAGDFLTLFLRRFLKNCGYAAYAWEQGVNLGPRDGLLEECVARVKELSEKHGQKVSLVGWSLGGIYAREIAKAVPHDVRCVITLGSPFTGHPTATNAWRLYQMVSGKPAVDEVQISELKKTPPVPTTSIFSRTDGIVSWQCCIEQETNHSENIEVHGSHTGMVANPTVLYAIADRLAQSDGQWQRFDRNGHQGVKKFIYRDPQRAPRAGGF from the coding sequence ATGGCTACACATCGCTCCACCGATACCTCCAATGAAACAAGCGAGCTGAAGCCGCCGAACATGCTGTTATTTGCATTGGAAGGACGTGCGCCGTGGGAATTGGGCGCAGCTTTGTTGGCGGCACCCTTGTTGAAGGATGTGCCCAAGGGAGATGGACATCCTGTCATGGTGTTGCCTGGTTTGATGGCTGGCGATTTTCTGACGCTCTTTCTGCGTAGATTTCTTAAAAACTGCGGCTATGCAGCCTATGCCTGGGAACAAGGTGTGAACCTTGGGCCTCGCGATGGTTTGCTGGAAGAGTGTGTGGCACGCGTCAAGGAATTAAGCGAAAAACACGGACAAAAAGTCAGCTTGGTAGGGTGGAGTCTCGGCGGTATTTATGCGCGCGAAATTGCGAAGGCCGTGCCACATGACGTACGTTGCGTCATCACTTTAGGCTCGCCATTTACTGGTCATCCGACGGCGACGAATGCCTGGCGTTTGTATCAGATGGTCAGTGGCAAACCAGCAGTCGATGAGGTGCAAATTTCAGAGCTCAAGAAAACACCTCCAGTGCCAACCACCTCGATTTTCAGTCGCACCGATGGTATTGTGTCGTGGCAGTGTTGCATCGAGCAGGAAACCAATCACTCCGAAAATATCGAGGTGCATGGCAGTCATACCGGCATGGTCGCGAATCCAACGGTGTTGTATGCCATTGCGGATAGATTGGCGCAGTCGGATGGTCAGTGGCAACGCTTCGATCGTAATGGTCATCAAGGTGTTAAAAAATTCATTTATCGTGATCCACAACGTGCACCTCGTGCCGGTGGTTTTTAG
- a CDS encoding alpha/beta fold hydrolase, which yields MPTIHVNNVDIAYETQGNPDDQAILLIMGLGMQLISWPDAFCDGLVRQGFYVIRFDNRDSGLSSKLHHLGKPNTVLALIKLAFRIPISAGYTLDDMASDAVGVLDALDIKKAHIVGASMGGMIAQIVAANYPERTLSLTSIMSTSGRRGLPGPTKAARKVLFAKPPDPSDQKAVIEHFVNTMEVIGSPGYPVAHEVLQERIAQSVQRSLAPVATSRQLLAIGASGDRVELLKTVRVPTLVIHGADDPLLPVACGRETAELIPNAVMQEIDGMGHDLPDGLNDHLSQLIGDHCRAAGKLYGPTE from the coding sequence TTGCCGACTATTCATGTAAATAACGTAGACATTGCGTATGAAACCCAAGGCAATCCGGATGATCAGGCTATCTTGCTGATCATGGGCTTGGGGATGCAACTCATTTCATGGCCGGATGCTTTTTGCGATGGCTTGGTGCGACAAGGATTCTATGTCATACGCTTCGACAATCGCGACAGCGGACTGTCGAGCAAATTGCATCATCTAGGCAAGCCGAATACGGTGCTTGCTTTAATCAAGCTGGCGTTTCGCATCCCGATTTCTGCTGGCTATACCTTGGACGATATGGCATCCGATGCGGTCGGTGTGCTGGATGCCTTGGATATCAAGAAAGCGCATATAGTCGGCGCATCCATGGGCGGCATGATCGCGCAAATCGTCGCGGCAAACTATCCAGAACGTACGCTGAGTTTGACTTCCATCATGTCTACTAGTGGTCGACGCGGTTTGCCTGGTCCGACCAAAGCTGCGCGCAAGGTTTTGTTTGCCAAACCGCCTGATCCTAGCGATCAGAAAGCGGTCATAGAACATTTCGTCAATACGATGGAAGTGATCGGTAGTCCAGGCTATCCAGTCGCGCATGAAGTTCTGCAAGAGCGTATTGCGCAGAGCGTACAGCGCAGTCTCGCGCCGGTTGCCACTTCGCGTCAATTGCTGGCAATAGGCGCCTCGGGTGATCGTGTCGAATTATTGAAAACCGTGCGTGTTCCAACTCTAGTGATACACGGTGCCGACGATCCATTGCTGCCGGTCGCTTGTGGGCGTGAAACAGCCGAATTGATACCGAATGCCGTCATGCAGGAAATCGATGGCATGGGACATGATTTGCCGGATGGTTTGAATGATCATCTGTCGCAATTGATAGGCGATCATTGCCGCGCTGCGGGCAAATTGTATGGGCCAACTGAATAA
- the ldcA gene encoding muramoyltetrapeptide carboxypeptidase → MNAELNLSIRKLTTVSDDRQPVVALVSPSGYAVNPDAVERGIATLQAQGCQVRNFTDSSRKFQRFGATDDERVAQLYAAAQDPEVDIVLALRGGYGLTRLLPSLDFKMLAASGKLFVGHSDFTALQMGLLAQTGAISFSGPMLCDDFVRDELSAYTLSNFWHCITQKEHALTAQTEGNPTLDVNGTLWGGNLAMLAHLVGSPYLPQVQGGILFVEDVNEHPYRVERMMLQLLHAGVLDHQKAILLGDFSAYRLTDYDNGYDFAQMVAYLRENLPVPVLTGLPFGHGRDKATLVVGAQATLRSQADSFTLTMQGYPNLAR, encoded by the coding sequence ATGAACGCTGAATTGAATTTATCCATACGCAAGCTCACAACAGTTAGTGACGATAGGCAACCTGTTGTCGCGCTTGTTTCTCCCAGCGGTTATGCGGTGAATCCCGATGCGGTTGAACGCGGAATTGCGACACTGCAGGCGCAAGGATGTCAGGTACGAAATTTCACTGATTCCTCCAGAAAATTCCAGCGCTTTGGCGCAACGGACGATGAGCGGGTTGCGCAGTTATATGCAGCAGCACAAGATCCTGAAGTCGACATCGTGTTGGCATTGCGCGGCGGCTATGGCTTGACGCGATTATTGCCGTCGCTGGATTTCAAGATGCTGGCTGCCAGCGGGAAATTGTTTGTCGGACACAGCGACTTCACAGCTTTGCAGATGGGCTTGCTGGCGCAAACTGGCGCGATCAGTTTTTCCGGTCCGATGTTGTGCGACGACTTTGTGCGCGATGAATTGAGCGCATACACGCTGAGTAATTTCTGGCATTGCATTACGCAGAAAGAACATGCGCTGACAGCACAAACTGAAGGCAATCCAACATTAGATGTAAATGGCACATTGTGGGGCGGCAATCTGGCGATGCTGGCCCATCTGGTGGGTTCGCCTTACTTGCCGCAAGTGCAGGGCGGCATACTGTTTGTTGAGGACGTGAACGAGCATCCATACCGTGTTGAACGGATGATGTTGCAGTTATTGCATGCAGGTGTGCTCGATCATCAAAAAGCGATATTGCTGGGCGATTTTTCCGCTTATCGTTTGACCGACTACGACAACGGTTATGACTTTGCGCAGATGGTGGCGTATTTGCGAGAGAATTTGCCTGTGCCAGTACTAACCGGCTTGCCATTTGGACATGGTCGTGACAAGGCGACGTTGGTGGTTGGTGCGCAGGCCACGCTGCGTTCACAAGCTGATTCTTTTACGTTGACGATGCAGGGCTATCCGAACCTGGCGAGATGA
- a CDS encoding ABC-F family ATPase, with protein MLSTANITMQFGPKPLFENISVKFGDGNRYGLIGANGCGKSTFMKILGGDLDSSAGTVMLDPNERLGKLRQDQFAFEEMRVLDVVMMGHTEMWAAMAERDAIYANPDATDDDYMKAADLEAKFAEYDGYTAESRAGELLLGAGVAIDLHQGPMSNVSPGWKLRVLLAQALFSNPDILLLDEPTNNLDINTIRWLEDVLNERNSTMIIISHDRHFLNQVCTHVADMDYGTLKIYPGNYDDYMFASTQARNQQLANNAKAKDKVAELQEFVRRFAANKSKARQATSRAKQIEKIKVDDIKPSSRAYPFVRFDGEKKLHRLAVETETITKAFDRQLFKNFSIMVEAGERIAIIGANGAGKTTLLRCIGGEDITGLSADQGRIKWAENANVGYMPQDPTEDFASDKNLSDWMGQWTQEGDDDQAVRSILGRLLFGGDDVKKSVKVLSGGEKGRMTYGKLMLGRHNVLLMDEPTNHMDMESIESLNIALEKYAGTLIFVSHDREFVSSLATRVLEVKDGEIIDFQGTYEEYLSSQGIE; from the coding sequence GTGTTATCCACAGCTAATATCACGATGCAGTTCGGCCCCAAGCCGCTGTTTGAAAACATTTCCGTCAAGTTTGGCGACGGCAACCGCTACGGCCTGATTGGTGCCAACGGTTGCGGCAAATCCACATTCATGAAAATCCTCGGTGGCGATCTCGATTCGTCCGCCGGTACGGTCATGCTCGATCCAAACGAACGTTTGGGTAAATTGCGCCAGGATCAATTCGCGTTTGAAGAAATGCGCGTGTTGGATGTTGTGATGATGGGTCACACAGAGATGTGGGCAGCGATGGCTGAGCGCGATGCAATTTACGCGAACCCAGACGCAACCGACGACGACTACATGAAGGCTGCGGATCTCGAAGCGAAGTTTGCTGAGTACGATGGCTACACAGCAGAATCGCGTGCGGGCGAGTTGCTACTGGGTGCCGGCGTTGCAATCGATTTGCACCAAGGTCCGATGAGCAATGTATCGCCAGGCTGGAAGCTGCGCGTATTGTTGGCGCAAGCCTTGTTCTCGAATCCAGACATTCTGCTGCTCGACGAACCGACCAACAATCTGGACATCAACACGATTCGCTGGCTGGAAGATGTGCTCAACGAGCGCAACTCCACCATGATCATCATTTCCCATGATCGTCACTTCTTGAATCAAGTGTGTACACACGTGGCCGATATGGACTACGGCACCCTGAAGATTTATCCAGGCAATTACGACGACTACATGTTCGCTTCGACCCAGGCGCGTAATCAGCAACTGGCCAACAATGCGAAAGCAAAAGATAAAGTCGCCGAGCTACAGGAATTTGTACGCCGCTTTGCCGCGAATAAATCGAAGGCACGCCAGGCTACATCGCGCGCCAAGCAAATCGAAAAAATCAAGGTTGACGATATCAAGCCATCGTCACGTGCTTATCCATTTGTGCGTTTTGACGGTGAGAAGAAGCTGCATCGTCTGGCAGTGGAAACAGAAACCATCACCAAGGCATTCGATCGCCAACTGTTCAAGAACTTCAGCATCATGGTTGAAGCAGGCGAACGTATCGCGATCATCGGTGCCAACGGTGCCGGTAAAACGACCTTGCTGCGTTGCATCGGCGGTGAAGACATCACAGGCTTGTCCGCTGATCAAGGCCGTATCAAATGGGCAGAAAACGCCAACGTCGGCTACATGCCGCAAGATCCGACCGAAGACTTCGCCAGCGACAAAAATTTGAGCGACTGGATGGGTCAATGGACGCAGGAAGGCGACGATGATCAAGCCGTGCGCTCCATTCTCGGCCGTTTGCTGTTTGGTGGCGATGATGTGAAGAAATCGGTCAAAGTCTTGTCCGGCGGTGAAAAAGGTCGCATGACCTACGGCAAATTGATGCTGGGCCGTCACAACGTCTTGCTGATGGATGAGCCGACCAATCACATGGACATGGAATCGATTGAATCCTTGAACATTGCGCTGGAAAAATACGCCGGCACACTGATTTTCGTTTCGCACGATCGTGAGTTCGTATCCTCGCTGGCAACTCGTGTGCTGGAAGTGAAAGATGGTGAAATCATCGACTTCCAAGGTACGTACGAAGAATACTTGTCCAGCCAAGGCATCGAGTAA